A stretch of the Salvelinus fontinalis isolate EN_2023a chromosome 22, ASM2944872v1, whole genome shotgun sequence genome encodes the following:
- the LOC129819576 gene encoding probable C-mannosyltransferase DPY19L4 isoform X2 translates to MSWNCCESLGMTELRCRKTVVKEGEEDEHQQLDKVSLKEKCSEDTDGATCGVQEKEKKDEEKKEEDKKEEADSQKPSPVKRNRSACRSVMLQSLVKLFFGCLAAVTCGMMYAVYLYTYHERKFWFSSRQELEREITFQGGSGIYYYYYKHMLTAPSFERGIYELMRDNRTVSGQTINAVERLSLYPELITSLLYRITGSQDVIEPVYFYIGVVFGLQAVYVTALFVSSWVMSGTCVAGILAVAWYVINRPDTTKVDYAIPLRDNWALPYFSCQVAALTGFLSNNVNSASEMFCYLLMSATTFTFILVWEHSHYVLFIQGLALFLLDSFDLVPSRKMADIHKVYLSSLFLAYVLQFQNPALLSSPLLSLLISSVLARYFQQNMKMGPLVARLMKLFLHFYLCFTTGITFSYVAKRLVPVRESDFILKFLEVKFGLNTTTDFVTNRLLCQECFQTPSQDFFLRLTQASVLPFYLLVLLICLISTLQTIYRRLSGEPMKTNLRLEDGRIGEQPEVVYHVFHTMLFGALAMVFEGMKYLWTPYVCMFTAFGVCSPELWVTLFRWLRLKFIHPVVLALILSTAVPTIIGFSLWREYFPRVIAELSELQEFYDPDTVELMNWIKTHAPMAAVFAGSPQLLGSVKLCSGWTVTSLPLYSDIDLLRRSEDTYQVYAMRSAEDVYKILSLHKTSYVIIEESLCNELSHTKGCRIKDLLDIANSHVVYDKGEMYSFSKHGRFCHEIKMNYSPYTNYFSRVFWNRSYHVYKVNSVISFQY, encoded by the exons ATGTCATGGAATTGCTGTGAATCTCTG GGTATGACAGAGTTGAGATGCCGGAAAACAGTGgtaaaggagggagaagaggatgaGCACCAGCAAT TGGACAAGGTTAGTCTGAAGGAGAAGTGTTCAGAGGACACAGATGGAGCTACCTGTGGGGTtcaggagaaagagaagaaagatgAGGAGAAGAAGGAAGAAGATAAAAAGGAGGAGGCAGACAGTCAGAAGCCCTCTCCTGTCAAAAGAAACCGGAGCGCCTGCAGAT CGGTTATGCTTCAGAGTCTAGTGAAGCTGTTCTTCGGATGCCTGGCAGCAGTTACATGTGGCATGATGTATGCAGTGTATCTCTACACCTACCACGAGAGGAAGTTCTGGTTTTCTAGCAGACAG GAGCTGGAACGGGAAATCACCTTCCAGGGTGGCAGTGGaatctactattactactacaaacACATGTTGACAGCACCCTCCTTTGAAAGAG GGATATACGAGCTGATGAGAGACAACAGGACTGTGTCTGGTCAGACCATCAACGCAGTGGAACGCCTGTCTCTGTACCCAGAGCTTATTACTAGCCTGCTCTATAGAATCACAGGAAGCCAG GATGTAATAGAGCCAGTATACTTCTACATCGGTGTGGTGTTTGGCCTCCAGGCTGTCTATGTCACTGCCCTCTTCGTGTCTAGCTGGGTGATGAGTGGCACGTGCGTGGCTGGCATACTGGCTGTGGCCTGGTATGTTATCAACAG ACCAGACACAACCAAAGTGGACTATGCCATTCCACTGCGGGACAACTGGGCCTTGCCTTACTTCTCTTGCCAAGTTGCAGCCTTAACCGGATTCCTGAGTAATAACGTTAACTCCGCCTCAGAG atgttCTGTTACCTCCTGATGAGTGCCACCACCTTCACCTTCATCCTGGTGTGGGAGCACAGCCACTACGTGCTCTTCATCCAGGGCCTGGCCCTGTTCCTGCTCGACTCCTTTGACCTGGTGCCGTCCCGCAAG ATGGCTGACATTCACAAGGTGTACCTGAGCTCTCTCTTCCTGGCCTACGTCCTCCAATTCCAGAACCCAGCCCTGCTCAGCTCTCCTTTGCTCAGCCTCCTCATCAGCTCAGTGCTAGCGAGGTACTTCCAG CAAAACATGAAGATGGGCCCCCTAGTGGCCAGACTGATGAAGCTCTTTCTGCATTTCTACCTTTGCTTCACCACCGGGATCACCTTCAGCTATGTGGCCAAG CGACTAGTGCCAGTCAGAGAGAGTGATTTCATTTTGAAATTTCTTGAAGTGAAATTCGGACTCAACACAACAAC AGACTTTGTGACTAACCGGCTCCTGTGTCAAGAATGCTTCCAGACCCCCAGTCAGGACTTTTTCCTGCGGCTGACCCAAGCATCAGTCCTGCCTTTTTACCTACTGGTCCTCCTTATCTGTCTCATATCAACACTGCAGACCATCTACAGGAGGCTCAG TGGTGAGCCAATGAAAACGAACCTCAGACTCGAAGATGGACGAATAGGAGAGCAACCCGAGGTCGTCTACCACGTTTTCCACACAATGCTGTTCGGGGCTCTGGCGATGGTCTTTGAGGG GATGAAGTATTTGTGGACCCCATACGTCTGCATGTTCACAGCGTTTGGCGTGTGTTCTCCAGAGCTCTGGGTGACTTTGTTCAGGTGGCTACGGCTGAAGTTCATCCACCCTGTGGTACTG GCCTTAATATTGAGCACAGCAGTTCCAACCATCATTGGATTCAGTTTATGGAGAGAG TACTTTCCCCGTGTCATAGCAGAACTATCAGAGCTGCAGGAATTCTACGACCCAGATACAGTCGAGCTGATGAACTGGATAAA gACCCATGCTCCGATGGCGGCAGTGTTCGCGGGCAGCCCGCAGCTGTTGGGTTCGGTGAAGCTGTGCTCAGGTTGGACTGTGACCAGTCTGCCTCTCTACTCAGACATTGACCTGCTGAGGAGGAGTGAGGAT ACATACCAGGTGTATGCAATGAGGTCCGCGGAAGATGTCTACAAGATTCTGTCTTTGCACAAGACGAGCTACGTGATAATCGAAGAGTCGCTGTGCAACGAGTTGAGTCATACCAAGGGCTGCAGGATCAAAGACCTGCTGGATATCGCCAACAGCCAT GTGGTGTATGACAAAGGCGAGATGTACTCCTTCTCCAAACACGGGCGATTCTGTCATGAGATAAAGATGAACTACTCGCCCTACACAAACTACTTCTCAAGGGTTTTCTGGAACAGGTCCTATCACGTCTACAAAGTCAACTCGGTCATCTCCTTCCAGTACTGA
- the LOC129819576 gene encoding probable C-mannosyltransferase DPY19L4 isoform X1, which translates to MSWNCCESLGMTELRCRKTVVKEGEEDEHQQCESEPCSENFTMDKVSLKEKCSEDTDGATCGVQEKEKKDEEKKEEDKKEEADSQKPSPVKRNRSACRSVMLQSLVKLFFGCLAAVTCGMMYAVYLYTYHERKFWFSSRQELEREITFQGGSGIYYYYYKHMLTAPSFERGIYELMRDNRTVSGQTINAVERLSLYPELITSLLYRITGSQDVIEPVYFYIGVVFGLQAVYVTALFVSSWVMSGTCVAGILAVAWYVINRPDTTKVDYAIPLRDNWALPYFSCQVAALTGFLSNNVNSASEMFCYLLMSATTFTFILVWEHSHYVLFIQGLALFLLDSFDLVPSRKMADIHKVYLSSLFLAYVLQFQNPALLSSPLLSLLISSVLARYFQQNMKMGPLVARLMKLFLHFYLCFTTGITFSYVAKRLVPVRESDFILKFLEVKFGLNTTTDFVTNRLLCQECFQTPSQDFFLRLTQASVLPFYLLVLLICLISTLQTIYRRLSGEPMKTNLRLEDGRIGEQPEVVYHVFHTMLFGALAMVFEGMKYLWTPYVCMFTAFGVCSPELWVTLFRWLRLKFIHPVVLALILSTAVPTIIGFSLWREYFPRVIAELSELQEFYDPDTVELMNWIKTHAPMAAVFAGSPQLLGSVKLCSGWTVTSLPLYSDIDLLRRSEDTYQVYAMRSAEDVYKILSLHKTSYVIIEESLCNELSHTKGCRIKDLLDIANSHVVYDKGEMYSFSKHGRFCHEIKMNYSPYTNYFSRVFWNRSYHVYKVNSVISFQY; encoded by the exons ATGTCATGGAATTGCTGTGAATCTCTG GGTATGACAGAGTTGAGATGCCGGAAAACAGTGgtaaaggagggagaagaggatgaGCACCAGCAATGTGAATCTGAACCTTGCTCAGAGAATTTTACAA TGGACAAGGTTAGTCTGAAGGAGAAGTGTTCAGAGGACACAGATGGAGCTACCTGTGGGGTtcaggagaaagagaagaaagatgAGGAGAAGAAGGAAGAAGATAAAAAGGAGGAGGCAGACAGTCAGAAGCCCTCTCCTGTCAAAAGAAACCGGAGCGCCTGCAGAT CGGTTATGCTTCAGAGTCTAGTGAAGCTGTTCTTCGGATGCCTGGCAGCAGTTACATGTGGCATGATGTATGCAGTGTATCTCTACACCTACCACGAGAGGAAGTTCTGGTTTTCTAGCAGACAG GAGCTGGAACGGGAAATCACCTTCCAGGGTGGCAGTGGaatctactattactactacaaacACATGTTGACAGCACCCTCCTTTGAAAGAG GGATATACGAGCTGATGAGAGACAACAGGACTGTGTCTGGTCAGACCATCAACGCAGTGGAACGCCTGTCTCTGTACCCAGAGCTTATTACTAGCCTGCTCTATAGAATCACAGGAAGCCAG GATGTAATAGAGCCAGTATACTTCTACATCGGTGTGGTGTTTGGCCTCCAGGCTGTCTATGTCACTGCCCTCTTCGTGTCTAGCTGGGTGATGAGTGGCACGTGCGTGGCTGGCATACTGGCTGTGGCCTGGTATGTTATCAACAG ACCAGACACAACCAAAGTGGACTATGCCATTCCACTGCGGGACAACTGGGCCTTGCCTTACTTCTCTTGCCAAGTTGCAGCCTTAACCGGATTCCTGAGTAATAACGTTAACTCCGCCTCAGAG atgttCTGTTACCTCCTGATGAGTGCCACCACCTTCACCTTCATCCTGGTGTGGGAGCACAGCCACTACGTGCTCTTCATCCAGGGCCTGGCCCTGTTCCTGCTCGACTCCTTTGACCTGGTGCCGTCCCGCAAG ATGGCTGACATTCACAAGGTGTACCTGAGCTCTCTCTTCCTGGCCTACGTCCTCCAATTCCAGAACCCAGCCCTGCTCAGCTCTCCTTTGCTCAGCCTCCTCATCAGCTCAGTGCTAGCGAGGTACTTCCAG CAAAACATGAAGATGGGCCCCCTAGTGGCCAGACTGATGAAGCTCTTTCTGCATTTCTACCTTTGCTTCACCACCGGGATCACCTTCAGCTATGTGGCCAAG CGACTAGTGCCAGTCAGAGAGAGTGATTTCATTTTGAAATTTCTTGAAGTGAAATTCGGACTCAACACAACAAC AGACTTTGTGACTAACCGGCTCCTGTGTCAAGAATGCTTCCAGACCCCCAGTCAGGACTTTTTCCTGCGGCTGACCCAAGCATCAGTCCTGCCTTTTTACCTACTGGTCCTCCTTATCTGTCTCATATCAACACTGCAGACCATCTACAGGAGGCTCAG TGGTGAGCCAATGAAAACGAACCTCAGACTCGAAGATGGACGAATAGGAGAGCAACCCGAGGTCGTCTACCACGTTTTCCACACAATGCTGTTCGGGGCTCTGGCGATGGTCTTTGAGGG GATGAAGTATTTGTGGACCCCATACGTCTGCATGTTCACAGCGTTTGGCGTGTGTTCTCCAGAGCTCTGGGTGACTTTGTTCAGGTGGCTACGGCTGAAGTTCATCCACCCTGTGGTACTG GCCTTAATATTGAGCACAGCAGTTCCAACCATCATTGGATTCAGTTTATGGAGAGAG TACTTTCCCCGTGTCATAGCAGAACTATCAGAGCTGCAGGAATTCTACGACCCAGATACAGTCGAGCTGATGAACTGGATAAA gACCCATGCTCCGATGGCGGCAGTGTTCGCGGGCAGCCCGCAGCTGTTGGGTTCGGTGAAGCTGTGCTCAGGTTGGACTGTGACCAGTCTGCCTCTCTACTCAGACATTGACCTGCTGAGGAGGAGTGAGGAT ACATACCAGGTGTATGCAATGAGGTCCGCGGAAGATGTCTACAAGATTCTGTCTTTGCACAAGACGAGCTACGTGATAATCGAAGAGTCGCTGTGCAACGAGTTGAGTCATACCAAGGGCTGCAGGATCAAAGACCTGCTGGATATCGCCAACAGCCAT GTGGTGTATGACAAAGGCGAGATGTACTCCTTCTCCAAACACGGGCGATTCTGTCATGAGATAAAGATGAACTACTCGCCCTACACAAACTACTTCTCAAGGGTTTTCTGGAACAGGTCCTATCACGTCTACAAAGTCAACTCGGTCATCTCCTTCCAGTACTGA